ATTGTCGTAAAAACGGCCAATACCATCAGCTACCTCGCGAGTCCGCAGGATATCTTCTGTGGCGATGACATAGCGACCAACCGCAACAGCCAGGACGTAACAGGATTCCAGATGGGTAACACTTCCGTGCGCCACGCGAATGAAACATGGGCGTACAACCAGGGTGCACAGACCTCTTACGGTATCGCAGAGATCAGCACTACGAAAACCTACAATGGCGTCAACATCTTCAACCCACGTAAAAACGTATCGTCTGGTCGGATGGAGTTGATTTGCAACGGCGGTGCCATCACCGGTACCGAAGTATTTACTGGCACATACAAAGACATCAACAACTCACGTTACTGGCTCGGACGAAGCGAGTTCTTCGACTCTAGTTTCAACGGGTACCTGCTGGAAGTGATCTGCTATAACTCGCGTAACACCGACACCAATCGCAACCGCATCGAAACCTATCTCGCCTTGAAATACGGCATCACGTTGGGCGTTAACGGCACGAGTGTGAACTATGTAAGTTCGAACGGAACAACCGTATACTCTGCGGCCTCCGGATTCAACTACAACATTGCCGGTATTGGTCGCGACGACAACTCAGGGCTAAACCAGAAACAATCGCGGACCGAGAATTCAAGCTACGATGTTACGATGGGACTTGCGACGATTGAACCCCGTAACTCCGATAACAACAACACGTTTGACACGGATCGCAGCTTTTTAGTGTGGGGACATAACAATGCTACCCTTACCGCACAGGCACCGGTAGTAGTCAATATGAGTGCGGGCATTTCAGGCCTGACGTCAGAAGTGGAGTTCATTTCGATTGGACGTGTATGGCGTGTGGTAGAAACCGGTGGAGATGTAAAAACCGTGAAAGTATCGGTTCCTGAGGACTTACTTACTTCAACCGTCACACCTCCGGGCGCTTTCTTCATGTTCATTTCGTCAAGTCCCATCTTTAATCCAACCGCGGAATACCGCATCATGACCAAAAACGGGGTAAATCTGGAGACAACCTATGATTTCAGCGGCACCAAATACATCACCTTTGGTTACGCCCCGGAAAAAACGTTTGTACGTTCAATTGACTTCGATGGTGTAGATGATTACCTGGATGCCGGAAACGTTCTCAACCTTGGCAACAACTTTACCGTTTCGGCCTGGATCAAGCGCTCGGGCGCGAACCAAAGTATCGTATCGAAACGAAATGCAGGTTTCACATCCGGATATGACCTACGCATCAATAATGCGGGACGCGTAGAAATGAGTTGGATGAACGGTACCTTGCAGACCATTACGTCTACCGTTTCTATCCCAACCAACGTATGGCACAATGTCGCCGTCACATTCGATGGCACCACCGCCCGCCTGTATATTGATGGTGTTCTCAATGTATCACAGGCCCTTTCAACCGTTCCTGATACGAACGAGAGTTTCCTGATTGCAGCGGCAGGAGGTACGTCAACCACTTCCTTCTTTGATGGTACGATAGACGAAGTGCGTGTGTTCGGAACCGCCCTCTCGGCTGCCCAGCTCCGCTACATCATGAACCAGGAGGTCCGCCAGCATTCAGACGGCACCGTAAACGGCAGTATCGTGCCACAGTCGATCACATCGAACGACATCAAGACCGTAGCGTGGAGCCAGCTTAGGGCGTATTATCCGATGTCGACCTACACCTACACGAACGCAAAAGACGAATCCGTAAATGGCTACACGGCGTCGTTGAGAAACCTCACCACTGTCGACTACCAGACCGCCCCGCTTCCCTATGTGAGCAATGCCGACGGGAACTGGAATACGGCCGGAACCTGGAAAAATAGCAGCACACAGGATTTACCCTACGCGCTTTCAATTGTGGACGGCGCTACCCGTGTGACCTGGAACATCGTCGATATTGACCACAATGTGGTGTCAACCGGAAACAAAGATGTACTAAGCCTTGACCTGGCCAGCGGAAAAACCCTCACAGCCAGCAACGATACCCGTATCGGTGTATCACACTATCTGCTGCTGAACGGAAAACTCGACCTGGTTGGAAAATCGCAATTGGTGCAGTCACAAAACAGCGACCTGGCCATCACAAGCTCCGGATCGATTGAACGCGACCAGCAGGGTTCGAACAACGTCTATAATTACAACTACTGGTCATCTCCGGTAGGTGCAACCAGCACTACAGCCAACAACACCGACTATACCATTAGTGGCGTGTTGCGTGACGGTACTGACGAGAACAATCCTCTCGCCATTAACTGGACATCGGGATACAACGGCGCGGCAGGAACCCCTATCACGCTGTCAAGTTCCTGGATTTATAAATTTGGGAACCTGTCGAACGACTATGCCAACTGGCAATATGTAGGTCAGGATGGGACTATGCGCGCCGCCGAAGGATTTACCATGAAAGGAAGCGGTGCGGGGTCTTCGCAGAATTATGTATTCACAGGCAAACCGAACAACGGACTCATCGAGCTTCCGATCGCGGCATCCAACCTCAACCTGTGTGGCAACCCGTATCCATCGGCACTTGACGCGAATACCTTTATCACCGACAACCTTGGCGTTCTCGACGGAACCCTGTATTTCTGGATCCACTACAGCACCAATAACACGCACAACCTGGCGGATTACCAGGGTGGTTATGCGGCACGTACGTTGGTAGGTGGCACAAATGCGGTGAGCCCGCCGGGCGTTAGCGGCCTTGGTTCTAACTCCCGTGTTCCGCAGCGCTATATCCCTGTCGGACAAGCGTTCTTTGTCACGGCCAATTCGACAGGCGGTACCATTACGTTCAACAACAACCAACGGGCCTATGTCAAGGAAGACAACAGTCAGTCGGGTGTGATGTTCCGAAGCGGAAACAGCGCAGCAGCATCACTGGATGACCTTTCGGAAACAAATGTACAGGAAGACAACTTCCCTACCGTTCGAATCGGATTTACCATGCCGAATGATTACCACCGTGGACTTCTGCTCGGTTTTATGGGCGCCAATGCTACCGATGGCATTGACGTTGGGTACGATGCCGTACTGTTCGACGAACTGCCATATGATATGTACTTTGTCAACGGGGAAAACCGACTGGTGATTTCGGGCGAAGGTGATCTTGACGTCAGCCGCAATTACCCATTGGGTGTAAAGGTTTCCGAAAAAGGATTCGTGAAGTTCTCATTGGATGAGATGCTACACTTCCCGACGGCGATGAACTGTTTCCTATATGACGCCTATCTGGGTATCTATCATAACCTCAGCCAATCCGAATATGAGCTAACGCTTCCGGAAGGCGTTTACAATCAACGTTTTTATATCCGATTCAGCACAGCCAATACGCTTGGAACCGCCGATGTGCCGACCACTGCGACTACGGGTATACGTTATGAATCGTCCAAACACGAACTGGTGATCGAACCGGCACCGTCCACAACGGTCACCTCTGCATTGTTATTCAACATGTTGGGGCAACAAATTGCCAATTGGGAACTAGAGAAAATGGGACAGGAAATGATCCGGATTCCGATTACAAAAGCCACTTCCGGGACCTACATCGTGAAGTTGCTGACAAGTATGGGGCCTGTCAGCAGGAAAATCGTAATCCAGTAGTTTACTCACCCTTTTTGCCCGCGAAAGACCGCCCTAACCGGCGGTCTTTCTTTTTTATCTAAAATCCTGAGAAAAAGCAGGATAAAAATTACGTTTCGCAAAACGAGAATAAAACAACAAACTTCCCATTAACACTGCGAAAACCCTCAAAAACACTATGCAAAACATGTAGTTTATCGACGAAATACACCCGTCAACGATTATTTTTCGTGCACGCGTAAAGGGAGATTAATTTCGACCCCGGTTTCAGTCCCCAAACCTGGAACCGACCGTAACATGAAACACATAACCAGTACAAAATCATTACTCCAATTCGGAATCATCCTACTTGCATTTTCCGCTTTTGGGCAGCCCGTCGTACTGAATTCGGAGACATTTGAGTCGGCTTCGGGCTCGGTCACCGGTATTTGGACGATGGGTACAAACGCCTCGCTCAGCACCACCTTTGCGCATGACGGCTCGCGATCCATGCGCTTTCAAAGTGGCGGAACCACATCCAACACCACGCTTACTTCCAGTGTCTTTGCCACTTTGTCACTCTATGACAAGATTGACGTCAAGTTTTTTCTTTACACAAACTCCACCACTGCCGGCGATTATGTCGAATTGCAATACCGTCCTACCGCGCTTGCATCGTATGTTCCGGTAAGGCGTTTCACTATTGGTTCCTCTACCACCCCGGCAGACATCAATGACAATGTAAACCGCTATGCGTTCATCGCGACAATGTTCAGAACCGATAGCAGTTTCGGCCCCTACAGCTTAACAGGCAACTTCCGTTTTGTGGCGTCTTTGTCTGGCAGCAACCGATTTCTCTACATTGACAACCTAACCGTTAGCGGCACGGTTTACAATACGATCTCACAAGGCCCGGGAGGCATCACGTCCGGCCTTGAAACATGGCTTCGGGCCGACCGCGTCAACGGAACAACCGTTGGAACCGACAACGCAAATCTGGCTACATGGAGAGACTGTGCGAAAGGACACGATGCAAGCGTTATGGATAACTCGAGCAGTTGGGCAGCAACCAATCTCACCCTTCGTCCTGTTTACAATAACAACAGTACCCGGAATATGAACTTTAACCCCGTGGTGTATTTCGGCAACGACCCCACGACGGTAAACTTCAGTGAATATACAGGTCTCACCAACCGGGCAGAAATGAATGGCACCGGTGGTTTTTTCACCCATGAACAGTTCGTGGTGTTCGCAATCGACTACGCTACGACAATCAACTCGTCTACGCCGATACAGTCGATTTACGTAGGCCAGATGTCAACGACAAACCCGTGGGATCGCGATACGGGCGGATTTGCAGTCGGGCAGTTCACCGGTCGATTTAACAACGAAGTAATCAACTATTCGCTTGGCACCACCGGCACGCCCGTGGGATACGGAGTAGCCGCTGAAAATGTGACCTACACCAATCTGCGTGGTTTTCTCAACTGCAGAAATACGGCGGCTGCCAATGGACTCGAACTATACCTCAACGGCACCGACATAGAGACAACAGAAGTCGGAGCGGCGCAGTTCGTGAATTCGTCGAACAGGCGGTACTGGTTAGGAAGGTCACAGGTAACAAATGGCAGTCTTAACGGGCGTATAGCGGAGTGTATCACCTTCTCCTCTCGCCTCTCGAACGCCCAGCGCTCCCGCGTTGAGAGTTATTTGGCGATAAAATACGGCGTTACACTCGGAGTGAACGGTACCTCTCAAAACTATGTTGACTCATCCGGCAGTATCATTTGGAATACGGGTACTCACAACGGTTACAACTTCAACATTGCGGGCATCGGACGCGATGACGCGGGTACATTGAACCAAAAGCAGTCCCGCAGCGCCAACTCGGGCGAAGTAGTCACCGTTGGTTTGGGCACGATTGCCACAACCAATTCGGCCAATACCAATACATTCACTACAGACAGGAGCTTTTTGATGTGGGGATCCAACAATGGTACGATTGCCAATGCTACTACACCGGTAACTGTTACATATCCGGGGGCGGGTGTGTTCACTTCAACAGACGTGATCAACCGCAGATGGAAATTTGTCGAAACGGGAGGCGACGTTGCAACAGCTCGCGTATCCATCCCTACCACCACGCTTTCTTCACTTTACACAGTCTCCGCATCCGACGCTTATGTAATGGTTGTCTCCGACAATGCAGCCTTCACATCAGGCGTGGAAACGGTCTTCATGTCGGTCTCCGGATCTGACCTGATTGCAAACTATGATTTCGACGGCGCGAAGTTTGTTACTTTTGGGGTGGCACGTGGAAAAGCGAGCACGTCACGACTAACCCTTGACGGAGTAGACGATTATGTTCGCATGGACAATGTAAACGAATTGGGAAGTGCTTTCACGGTAATGTCCTGGATTCGTCCAACTGGAGCCAACACACTCGCGTCAAACGAAACGATCATAGCGAAACGACCAGGAAGCACCAGCGGATACCGCATTTTATTGCTTACGTCAAATAAAGTGCGCGCCGAATGGACGGTATCGGGCACTACCTATGGACTCACATCCAATACGGTACTACCTGACCTTAAATGGCGCCATATCTGTTTCACCTACAATGGAACTACCCTTACGCTTTACATCGACGGCGTCGTTGATTCAACCGCTTCCATAAATACGGCGCCCGTTGCAACGACGGCTAACTTTACAATTGGCGCTGAGTACAACTCTAAATCATCGATTTCCAACTATTTCAGGGGCGATATTGACGAATTGAGAATATGGAATAAAGCGCTTACGATGACGGAGATACGTTTCGTTATGAACCAGGAGATTGCCCAAAACGGTTCGGCAACGCGTGGAACGGTACTCCCCACCACCATTCCGATGCACGATATAAGTGGCACAACGTGGGCTTCCCTCACTGCCTACTACTCGATGAACAATTTTATCGGGTCGCACGTATCGGATGATTCAAACAGCAAGAACAGAGGTTTTCTGGTATCAAACACACCAAGCATCAATGCACAGACCGCCCCATTGCCTTATACGAGTGCTTCTGCTTCAACCTGGACAAATAGCGCAACCTGGACGAATGGAACCCTTGTAGATGCACCAAGCTCGGTGTCAATTGTAGATAATACTACTGTTGTCGGTTGGAACATCGTGCAAACGAGCCATAACATTACGTCCAACAATAGCGTCAAGGTAATGGGTCTGTTCGTCAACTCCAACACCCTATCCGCAGCAACCGCAACCAATATCGAGGTATCCCATTATCTCTTGCTATCAGGCAAAATCGACTTGGTTGGCAAGGCGCAATTGGTTCAGACGAATAATAGTGAGCTTGCCACTAGTAGCGGAGGATCAATCGAGAGAGACCAACAGGGCACCCGAAACCTTTTCAACTATAACTATTGGTGTTCTCCGGTAAGTACGATCAATACGACCTCGAACAACAATGGGTACACCCTGGGTGGCGTGCTGCGTGACGGCACAACACCGTCGGCTCCGGCGTCTATTAGCTGGACAAGTAGTTTGAACGGCTCTGCTACATCACCGATTACCTTGAGCGACCAGTGGATCTACACCTATAACAACGCCAACGGAGCTTACTCTGAGTGGATTTATCAAAGCACCACCGGCAACATCGCATCCGGACTCGGATTTACGATGAAAGGAAGCGGTGCCTCGGGCGCTTCCCAAAATTATGTTTTCGTAGGAAAACCCCACAACGGAACCATTACGATCCCTGTAACGGCAAACAACCTGGTACTGTGCGGAAACCCATACCCATCGGCACTGGATGCAGTTCAATTTATTAAAGACAATATTTCCGGCAGCAACTCTAACCCAGGTTCAAGTGCCTCACTCGACGGCACATTGTACTTCTGGCAGCAGGGGGCAGATAACGCCTCCCACATACTTGCTAACTATACCGGCCGTTACGCGTCTATGAACCTTTTGGGCTCTGTAACGGGTGTAGTACCATCCGGAATAAACGGGTTAGGTGCGGGAAGTTATTCTGCCCCGAAACAGTACATCCCGGTAGGACAAGGTTTCTTCGTTCAGGCAAATACGACCGGCGGAAGCATCACCTTCAAAAACAGCCAGCGTATTTTCAAAACGGAAGACGATACCAACTCTTCTTCCCTTATGCGTACTTCGGAGGCACAGGCCGACGGAGGCTCAGAAAATCCTGCAACCACCTCAACAACTCCGGTTATCAAGCTCGGCTTTAACTCGGTTGATCATTGGCACCGCCAAATCGCCATTGGTTTCGACGGCCAGAATGCAACAGATGGTTTTGACTACGGGTACGATTCAATCAATTTCGATGACTTCCCAAGCGATATGAACTTCCTGCAGGATACCAACAAACTCGTGATCCAGGGAGTAGCTGATTTCACGCTGACAGCTTCTTACCCACTGACAGTTAAATCAGACCTAAGCGGAGTGGTACGATTTGAAATTGACGAATTGGAAAACTTTGATCCTGAGCGCGCTATCTACCTTTATGACGATACCACCGGCATCTACCACGACCTGAAGCAGAACCCTGCCGAGGTAACGATTGACGCCGGCACATACGACAACCGTTTCTTCCTTCGCTTCCTTAACCCGTCACTCGGAACAGGTGAAGACGAAATGGCACAGCCGATCAAAGTATCGTACCTCAACAGCAATGGCACACTGGTGATCCACAATAATACGACCGGCACAACAGTGAAAGACGTACGCCTGTTCAACATCATGGGCCAACAGGTCGGAAGTTGGAAAGTGGAGGCCACGGCTGATCAAACCAACATTGTGCTTCCGGTATCGAAATTGAGTACCGGTACCTATATCGCGAAAGTAACCTCCGACAAAGGTACAGTTGCCCAAAAAGTAGCGATCCGATAAAAACACCTTTTTTAAAAAAAGAAGCCCGACATGCAACCCGTGTCGGGCTTTTTTTATTACGCGCTGACTGTCAATATCTTATGCACGCATAAGAACACGAAATAAACTACTAAAAAACGACCCGTAGTTCTACGTAAGTCTACGTCATACATCGTTTTTTTGCGCCTGTTATCGAAAAAAAGCCTGATTCTGTTAAGGTACTGTTACCTTAGCCCCCAAGATTACAAGAAGCCCAAAAATCTTATGAAACCAAACCTAATTACCCACCTCGCAGGCGTAGCCATGCTCGTTTTTTTCAGCGGCAAGGTTTACAGCCAGGACGACAACGAAGACACCCCGCTTCCGTCCGACACCTTCCCTAAAGTACGTTTGGCTTATTACGGCCACAACAACGCCCAACGCCAATTACTGATCGGATTTCAGGGTGCTCCCTGCACCGACGGCGTCGACCCGGGTTACGATGCCATCAACATCTTTGACCTGCCAAACGATGCGTATTTCTGGGTCAACCAAACCGAACTCTTCATTCAGGGAGTTGGTGAATTTAATCCGGATAATGTGTATCCGCTCGGCGTAAAATCGGATGACGATGGCAACATTACGATTCAGTTACTGGAGACGGAAAATTTCGATCCGACGCAACCGATTTACATCTACGACAACGAAACGGGTATCTACCACAGTCTTAAAGGTGGTACGATGACGGTAGCAGTCGGCACTGGCACGTTCAACGACCGGTTCTCTCTTCGGTTTAGCCAAACGTCCTTGAGTACACCCACATTGGAACCATCTAAATCGGTAGGTATACATTACTACAGTTCCAACAACCTATTGCATGTTGCAGCAACAAATAGCGCGTCGACGCTGTCTTCGATGTCCTTGATTTCTATGACGGGGCAGGTCGTGTCTTCATGGACGGTCAACGGCACGGAAGCCGATGTCGCCCTTACCGGACTCGCCTCTGGCGTGTATCTTGTAACCGTGAATGCCTCGACCGGTACCGCGACGAAAAAAATCAGCATTCGATAGACAGATAGACCTGTCGCAAAATAAAAAGGGGCTGTCTTTGTGAGACAGTCCCTTTCCTTTTGGGTATAATGTACAAACTACAAAACCAGAACCTTCGATCAGGTGACGGTCACGACAGGGGGAGGAGTGCGGAGGAAGCTAAAAAGCCCCACTAATTGTCGTTTGCGAACCCTGACTAAGAAACGTATTGGCTGTAAGTAATTGGCAAATCGTCCGACAAAAATGCGTACATAGGATGCACCGACTGTAAGCTATTTTAGGACGCGACAACGACCCGGATACTGTATGGATTAAGTATGGATACTGTATGGATACTGTATGGATAGTGTATGGATAAAGTATCAGATGGTGACAAATTACACCTCCAGCCCCCTTCGCTCTCTACACCCACTACTCCACTTGCTACCTGGCTGAAAAACGTTGCAACAGTGCCGTTAACTCCGGTAGCGTAACGGTTCGTTGCTCGCCCGATCGCAAGTCCTTTAGTGTAAATACCTGCTGTTCCATTTCGGTATCACCGGCCAATGCCGCATACGGAATGCCTTTTTTATCTGCATGCTGGAACTGCTTGCCTATTTTCGCCGCATCCGGATACAACTCTGCCCGAACGCCCGCTTTCCTCAGGGAAGCGATGGCCCTGCTCGCATAAAGCGCTTCCGCATCGCCAAAATTCAGGAACAGCACATTCGACGCCGCAGTCACTTCCGCGGGGAAAAGGCCGAGCTCTTCCAATACCAGGTAAATCCGGTCGAGGCCAAACGAAATACCGACCCCGCTCATCCCTTTCAATCCGAAGATACCCGTCAGGTCATCATATCGTCCGCCGCCACCTATTGAACCCATGGCAACCGTATCTGGAGCCGCGACTTCAAAAATAGCGCCGGTGTAATAGTTGAGTCCGCGTGCCAGTGTCACATCCAACACCAACTCCGATGAGCGCAGTCCGAGTGCCGCAATTGCCTCACAGATAAAACGCACCTCTTCGATGCCTTTGAGTCCCGTTTCCGATTCTGCCAATAACGATGTCAATGTTACAAGTTGTTCGGAAACACTTCCCGTCAAATGAAACAAAGGAGCAAGGTGATCCAGGGCCTCATTTGTAAGTCCTTTTTCGAGCATTTCCTTCCGCACACCCTCTTCCCCTATCTTATCGAGCTTATCCAGGGCAACGGTGAAATCGATTAATTTATCAGACGCTCCAATGGCATCGGCAATACCCGACAATATCTTACGGTTATTGATTTTGATGCGCGTACCGACAAGGCCAAGTTCCGAAAACACGCTGTCATATAACTGCACCAACTCTACTTCCTGCCAAAGAGAAGTCGATCCCACCACATCGGCGTCGCACTGGTAGAACTCCCGAAAACGTCCTTTCTGCGGACGATCCGCGCGCCATACCGGTTGCATTTGGTAGCGCTTGAAGGGAAACTCGATCTCATTCTGGTGCTGCACCACATAGCGGGCAAACGGAACCGTAAGGTCGTATCGAAGGGCCTTTTCGGATATTTTTACCGCCACTTTCCGGCTGTCAGCCAGCTCATCCGGCGTGACCTTCGATAGAAAATCGCCGGAGTTGAGTATTTTGAAAATCAGCCGGTCGCCTTCTTCTCCGTATTTCCCCATCAGGGTCTCCGAATTCTCAAACGAAGGGGTCTCAATCGGTTGGTACCCGAAGCGTTCGAATTGCGTCCGGATGGTTCCGAAGATGTAGTTGCGCCTGGCCACTTCCGAAGGGGAAAAATCACGTGTGCCTTTTGGTATACCGGGTTTCTGTGCCATGATGAAGGAATTTCGGTGCAAATATCCCACTTTATGTCAAAGAAAAGAAACGTACCAGACGATTTCAGTCGCCCAATATCTGTAACAAATGCCGTAACTTCGTGACAAACCGGCACCATGTTAAAACTGCTGCGCGAAAACATCCGCACCGCCCTCGGCTCTATTCGTTCGCAATTGCTGCGAACCGTCCTTACCATTGTAATCATCGGCATCGGTATCTGGGCCCTCGTGGGCATCCTTGCCAGTGTGGCGGCGCTGCAGGCGACGATGAACGCCAATTTCGCCGATATGGGCTCAAACACCTTCAGCATCACGCAGTATGACTGGTCAGAACGGCTCGAAGATGAATCCGAGCGCGAAGAAAATCCGGCAATCTCCTACCCGCAGGCCAAAGCCTTCAAAGAGCGCTACGACTTCCCGCAAAGCACCGTCTCACTCGCCTTTCAGGCAACTGCAAAAGCGGAAGTACGCTACGAATCCAAAAAGACCGATCCCAACATCCAGGTGTGGGGCGTCGACGAAAATTTCCTTTCCAACACCGGATCGGAAACCACGCTAGGGCGCAATTTCACGAATTTCGACATTACCAACAACGCCAGCGTCTGCATCGTCGGCTCCGACTTTATAAAAGGATTGCTGAAAGACGTTGATCCCATCGACAAAGTCATCTCGGTGCGGGGTGCCCGTTTTCGCGTTATCGGCGTGCTGAAAGAGAAAGGCGCCACGTTCGGCAACAACCAGGATCTTCGGGTAATGATCCCGATACAACGCGCCCGTTCCCTCTTTTCGGCATCCGGCATCAATTACAATGTCAGTGTGAAAGTAGAGCGCGGCGATGTCATCGATGCGGCCGTTGACCACGCGACCCTCGCCATGAAAACCATCCGTCGGGTAGGCCCGGCCAAAAAACCGAACTTCGGCATCGAACGAAGCGACGATTTGATCCATCGTATCGCGGAAGTAACAGATTACCTGAAGTATGCGGCCATCGTCATCAGTATTATTACCATTTTGGGGTCCTCCATCGCGCTGATGAACATCATGGTGGTCTCAGTAACCGAACGCACCCGCGAAATCGGCGTCCGGAAGGCTCTCGGTGCTAAAAAACGTACGATTGCCACACAGTTTTTCATCGAAACCGTGGTGATTGGGCAGTTGGGCGGGCTGCTGGGTATTATTTTGGGGCTTCTGACAGAATGGGGCATATCCGCCGCCTTTGACCTCGAATTTGTAGTGCCATGGGCCGCCGGTATCTGGGCGATTGTAGTGAGTTTTATAGTGGCATTGGTATCCGGACTATTTCCCGCCATCAAAGCCGCCAACCT
This genomic interval from Flavobacterium sp. HJ-32-4 contains the following:
- a CDS encoding choice-of-anchor D domain-containing protein — protein: MLACLLATPVLFAQQSQTFAGAGTYSFQVPAGVTQLDVQAWGGGGRGGSRVSGSNGYGGGGGGAFASSTLTVTPGQTYTIVVGAGSTSAASAGGSSYFNNTTTLLAVGGQSVANNITIGAAGGAASSCVGTIRYSGGNGNNGLANTYGGGGGAGAGPLGNGLSGTGTNLGGIGLTSGGGNGGAGRTGSQGDGTAGSAPGGGGGGALRTSTGSPVGGNGGDGQVIIRWTCPAYGITSTAVPATSCSGNSATVTLTGSATSLPTGTYTITYNLSGANAATGSTATMTVSTAGSGTFTTSSLTNAGNTTVTVTNIASGGASPFNCSTNISSSNTATVNVIAIPAQPSVITGSATPCVGTSVTYSVTNVAGVTYTWAFPSGWTQTGGGTTNSVTVTVGSTGGNVSVTPSNACGSGTARTLAVTPLSIPATPSSITGSTAPCNGSSVSYSVTNVTGVTYNWTFPSGWTQTAGGTTNSVTVTVGASSGVISVTAGNTCGTSTASTLSVVSTTLPSQPSTITGPSPTCAGTSQTYSVTAVAGVSYSWTVPSGWTITAGTGTNSITVTVGTTGGTLSVTPSTGCGSGPARTLSVTVNAAPTITSTTPGSRVGFGPVVLGATASSGIVNWYATASDTTILGTGTSFTTPDLVTTSIFYAEAVSGGCSSTPRTPVTATVNLPEANVKGNGFDIADEDVTPITTDYTILGTTPVATSITRTYTIQNTGTVALTVGSISITGTNASAFTVLTAPASTIAAGSTTTFTIRFTAAFLGNHDATLSFATNDNDENPYNFSIRGIGGTGLYPEMNITGNGVTIIDGDSGPTTADHSDFGTVTIPGTVTRTFTIQNTGAAPLLLTGTPVVEITGSANFTLVTAPATTIAAGGSTTFQVTFSPSTTGSSVAIISIINSDDDESIYDFTIQGAALISGREIDIQGNEVSIVAGDTTPSIVDQTNFGVTDTTTAIAIPFNVYSFGTSTLSLTTTVGISGTNASMFTATALPGTLASGAVTSFVITFTPNTSLGVKTATITVTSDDPNEGTYSFAVSAEIQASSTPSTGPGGVTGNLRLWLKATSNLSGLNDGDAISTWADQTTGSTKSAIAQSLSEPTFRNNPAYNVNFNPVVHFDGGDAMYGGQGFYNSDMYIVVKTANTISYLASPQDIFCGDDIATNRNSQDVTGFQMGNTSVRHANETWAYNQGAQTSYGIAEISTTKTYNGVNIFNPRKNVSSGRMELICNGGAITGTEVFTGTYKDINNSRYWLGRSEFFDSSFNGYLLEVICYNSRNTDTNRNRIETYLALKYGITLGVNGTSVNYVSSNGTTVYSAASGFNYNIAGIGRDDNSGLNQKQSRTENSSYDVTMGLATIEPRNSDNNNTFDTDRSFLVWGHNNATLTAQAPVVVNMSAGISGLTSEVEFISIGRVWRVVETGGDVKTVKVSVPEDLLTSTVTPPGAFFMFISSSPIFNPTAEYRIMTKNGVNLETTYDFSGTKYITFGYAPEKTFVRSIDFDGVDDYLDAGNVLNLGNNFTVSAWIKRSGANQSIVSKRNAGFTSGYDLRINNAGRVEMSWMNGTLQTITSTVSIPTNVWHNVAVTFDGTTARLYIDGVLNVSQALSTVPDTNESFLIAAAGGTSTTSFFDGTIDEVRVFGTALSAAQLRYIMNQEVRQHSDGTVNGSIVPQSITSNDIKTVAWSQLRAYYPMSTYTYTNAKDESVNGYTASLRNLTTVDYQTAPLPYVSNADGNWNTAGTWKNSSTQDLPYALSIVDGATRVTWNIVDIDHNVVSTGNKDVLSLDLASGKTLTASNDTRIGVSHYLLLNGKLDLVGKSQLVQSQNSDLAITSSGSIERDQQGSNNVYNYNYWSSPVGATSTTANNTDYTISGVLRDGTDENNPLAINWTSGYNGAAGTPITLSSSWIYKFGNLSNDYANWQYVGQDGTMRAAEGFTMKGSGAGSSQNYVFTGKPNNGLIELPIAASNLNLCGNPYPSALDANTFITDNLGVLDGTLYFWIHYSTNNTHNLADYQGGYAARTLVGGTNAVSPPGVSGLGSNSRVPQRYIPVGQAFFVTANSTGGTITFNNNQRAYVKEDNSQSGVMFRSGNSAAASLDDLSETNVQEDNFPTVRIGFTMPNDYHRGLLLGFMGANATDGIDVGYDAVLFDELPYDMYFVNGENRLVISGEGDLDVSRNYPLGVKVSEKGFVKFSLDEMLHFPTAMNCFLYDAYLGIYHNLSQSEYELTLPEGVYNQRFYIRFSTANTLGTADVPTTATTGIRYESSKHELVIEPAPSTTVTSALLFNMLGQQIANWELEKMGQEMIRIPITKATSGTYIVKLLTSMGPVSRKIVIQ